The following are from one region of the Gloeomargarita lithophora Alchichica-D10 genome:
- a CDS encoding DNA adenine methylase, translating to MSATQLTLGLKESICLKLPSQPFLKWAGGKSQLLTQLSPLFPPKFNRYYEPFLGGAAVYWYLFNLREKGSILFDGARLLDINKELVNCYIQVRDNLDNLIDELTALKAKHNQENYYKIREMDISNLSPVQRAARFIYLNKTCYNGLYRVNRSGKFNVPMGSYRDPKIFSPEQLITSSYALKNVDIECSNFPSVLDWAEPGDFIYFDPPYAPLSKTASFTSYTEYPFGQEQQRELAEVFHILDKRRCKLMLSNSWAESVINLYQDFHCIELKASRAINSNSERRGKISELLVINYSVT from the coding sequence ATGTCAGCAACTCAATTAACGCTCGGACTCAAGGAATCTATCTGCCTCAAGTTGCCGTCACAGCCTTTTCTGAAATGGGCGGGAGGAAAATCTCAACTTTTGACACAACTCTCTCCTTTGTTTCCCCCAAAGTTTAATCGCTATTATGAACCCTTTTTGGGTGGAGCGGCTGTGTACTGGTATTTATTTAATCTGAGAGAAAAAGGCAGTATTTTATTTGATGGAGCCAGACTATTAGACATCAACAAAGAACTGGTTAATTGCTATATTCAGGTTCGGGATAACCTAGATAATTTGATTGATGAATTAACTGCTTTGAAAGCCAAACACAATCAAGAAAATTACTATAAAATACGAGAAATGGACATATCAAATTTAAGTCCAGTCCAGCGAGCCGCTCGATTTATTTATCTTAATAAGACTTGTTACAATGGTTTGTATCGTGTTAATCGCTCTGGTAAATTCAATGTGCCTATGGGTAGTTATAGAGACCCCAAAATTTTTTCTCCTGAACAACTAATTACAAGTAGTTACGCCCTAAAAAATGTAGATATTGAATGTAGTAACTTCCCAAGCGTTTTGGATTGGGCAGAACCAGGTGATTTTATTTACTTTGATCCACCCTATGCACCACTCTCAAAAACTGCAAGTTTTACTAGCTACACAGAATACCCATTTGGCCAAGAGCAACAACGAGAGTTGGCAGAAGTCTTCCATATACTAGACAAACGGCGATGTAAATTGATGTTGAGCAATTCTTGGGCGGAATCAGTAATCAATCTTTATCAAGACTTCCATTGTATTGAATTAAAGGCATCCCGTGCGATC
- a CDS encoding glucose-6-phosphate dehydrogenase assembly protein OpcA — translation MVTTEAVVALQAPKDVSLSEIESELGQIWLGVDGDGDAGPRAVRAATFTLVVYESADMAAQIAPSVEGLAVQNPCRVIHLRPQERAGDAPLEARVAAYCPMQKRGQNNLICCEYITLTGSRTALERSLGLINALLIGDLPAYLWWQAHPNPEDVLLQGLVHLRERGGMRVLVDSATFNQPERGLLDLRQLMNMNVPLADLNWSRLSAWQELTAAAFDPPDRRVDLPKIDQVVIDHEKGNPTQALLFFGWLASRLDWVPQSHTSETGDYDIHRIICHSPAGQEIKTELAGLPLANIGTVVGDLIGLRLDSAQPDANCCTVLCSETTGCMRLEGGGKAQFCRVEQVSTQRDIAAETLLGQQIQRWGQQNILFQESLAVTGAILEAATV, via the coding sequence ATGGTGACGACCGAAGCAGTGGTGGCACTCCAAGCCCCCAAAGATGTGTCCCTGAGTGAGATTGAATCCGAATTGGGGCAGATTTGGCTGGGGGTGGATGGGGACGGGGATGCGGGTCCCCGGGCGGTGCGGGCGGCTACCTTTACCTTGGTGGTCTATGAATCGGCGGATATGGCCGCCCAGATTGCTCCCTCGGTGGAGGGGTTGGCGGTGCAAAATCCCTGCCGGGTGATTCATCTGCGTCCCCAGGAACGGGCGGGGGATGCACCCCTGGAGGCCAGAGTAGCGGCCTACTGCCCCATGCAAAAGCGGGGGCAAAACAATTTGATCTGTTGTGAATACATTACCCTGACCGGTTCTCGCACCGCCCTGGAGCGTTCCTTGGGTTTGATCAATGCCCTGTTGATCGGCGATTTGCCCGCCTATCTCTGGTGGCAAGCCCACCCCAACCCGGAGGATGTGTTGTTGCAGGGGTTGGTTCACCTGCGGGAACGGGGGGGAATGCGGGTGCTGGTGGATTCGGCCACGTTTAACCAACCCGAGCGGGGCTTGTTGGATTTGCGGCAGTTGATGAATATGAATGTGCCCCTGGCGGATTTGAACTGGAGCCGGTTAAGTGCGTGGCAAGAACTCACCGCCGCCGCCTTTGACCCTCCCGACCGGCGGGTGGATTTACCCAAAATTGACCAGGTGGTGATTGACCACGAGAAGGGGAATCCCACCCAAGCCCTGCTGTTTTTTGGCTGGCTGGCGAGTCGGTTGGATTGGGTGCCCCAGTCCCATACCTCGGAAACTGGGGATTACGACATCCACCGCATTATCTGCCATTCCCCGGCGGGACAGGAGATCAAAACCGAACTGGCGGGGTTACCCCTGGCGAACATTGGTACGGTGGTCGGGGATTTAATTGGCCTGCGGCTGGATTCGGCTCAGCCCGATGCCAACTGCTGTACGGTCTTGTGTTCGGAAACCACCGGTTGTATGCGGTTGGAAGGGGGTGGAAAGGCGCAATTTTGTCGGGTGGAGCAGGTGAGTACCCAGCGGGATATTGCCGCCGAAACCCTGTTGGGACAGCAAATCCAACGCTGGGGTCAGCAAAATATCCTGTTCCAGGAGAGTTTGGCCGTGACGGGAGCCATTTTAGAAGCGGCAACCGTCTAA
- a CDS encoding WG repeat-containing protein has product MLTLRSLRRFWLVLLAVLVGVVGVMPQGQAYLERSRSPLALHFDGAQPFINGRAVVKQGAWHGYIDHSGSLAIPLKYRDARRFSEGLAAVELAEKWGYINKKGRTLVPFQFESAVDFSEGLAGVHNGQGWGFINKSGLVVIPYQFDHVLNFKAGLAAVKRGNKWGFVNRVGRLVIPLKFDNAYSFSDGLARVKQGNSWSFIDEKGRVVIGEFFTWAHPFHEGLAPASLDGRWGYINLQGQWEIGAQFRQVLKFVEGLAPVLWRFQWGYINRQGHLVIPYAYDEAWYFSEGMALVRRGDKWGYIDSTGELVVPYRFENAESFSEGMAPVKFENEWGYINRTGQPVFPYAFRVAMEQKINDTPAGE; this is encoded by the coding sequence ATGCTCACCCTACGTTCTTTGCGCCGGTTTTGGTTGGTACTTCTGGCGGTTTTGGTGGGCGTGGTGGGGGTGATGCCCCAGGGTCAAGCATACCTTGAACGCAGTCGCAGTCCGTTAGCCCTACATTTTGATGGGGCACAACCCTTTATCAATGGGCGGGCGGTGGTAAAACAGGGGGCATGGCATGGCTATATTGACCATTCCGGGAGTTTGGCAATTCCCTTGAAGTATCGGGATGCCCGCCGGTTTAGCGAGGGTTTAGCAGCGGTGGAATTGGCGGAAAAATGGGGTTATATCAATAAAAAAGGGCGAACGCTGGTTCCATTTCAGTTTGAGAGTGCAGTGGATTTTAGCGAGGGTTTAGCTGGAGTTCACAATGGTCAGGGTTGGGGATTTATTAACAAATCCGGCCTGGTGGTGATTCCCTACCAATTTGACCATGTATTGAATTTCAAAGCGGGTTTGGCCGCCGTCAAACGGGGCAATAAATGGGGCTTTGTGAATCGTGTTGGTCGCTTGGTGATTCCCCTGAAATTTGATAATGCCTATAGCTTTTCCGATGGCTTGGCACGGGTGAAACAGGGCAATTCCTGGAGTTTTATTGATGAAAAAGGCCGGGTGGTGATCGGGGAATTTTTCACCTGGGCGCACCCCTTCCACGAGGGCTTGGCTCCGGCCAGCCTAGATGGTCGTTGGGGGTATATCAATCTTCAGGGGCAGTGGGAAATCGGGGCGCAATTTCGGCAAGTTCTGAAGTTTGTGGAAGGTTTAGCCCCGGTGCTGTGGCGGTTCCAGTGGGGCTATATCAACCGCCAGGGTCACCTGGTCATCCCCTATGCCTACGATGAAGCCTGGTACTTCAGCGAGGGGATGGCACTGGTACGTCGGGGGGATAAATGGGGGTACATTGACAGTACGGGGGAGTTGGTGGTTCCTTACCGGTTTGAGAATGCGGAATCTTTTAGCGAGGGGATGGCGCCGGTAAAATTTGAGAATGAGTGGGGTTATATCAACCGCACCGGCCAGCCCGTATTTCCCTACGCCTTTCGGGTGGCGATGGAGCAAAAAATCAACGATACACCTGCGGGTGAATGA
- a CDS encoding ABC transporter permease, producing MLQGKLAGSGLSFWGIYSVWRRHAKVYQNTWLVNSLPPLSEPIIYLLGFGFGLSPLIPELIYQGRAVTYLQFIGPGMIAVGVLFQSFFEGAYGSFIRLQFQKTWQALLTAPLTFTEVFLGDWLWATTRGTLAGFTTGLVVVLLGLYPPLALVLSLPLLILGALLFGGIGLLTAGLVRTVDQINVPIFLVVVPMFALCGTYFPRDNLPPILGGIARFLPLSALIDLLRWPLAWPAFAPVLLAWLILWAGVMGGLAWRVIHPQVYR from the coding sequence ATGCTCCAGGGTAAATTAGCGGGTTCGGGGTTGAGCTTTTGGGGTATCTATTCGGTCTGGCGGCGCCACGCCAAGGTCTATCAAAATACCTGGTTGGTGAATAGTTTGCCCCCGTTGTCGGAGCCGATTATTTACCTGCTGGGCTTTGGTTTTGGCCTGAGTCCTTTGATCCCTGAGTTGATCTACCAGGGGCGAGCGGTGACTTATTTGCAATTTATTGGCCCAGGGATGATTGCCGTGGGGGTATTATTTCAAAGTTTTTTTGAGGGTGCCTACGGCAGTTTCATTCGCCTGCAATTTCAAAAAACCTGGCAGGCTCTGCTCACCGCACCCCTGACCTTTACGGAGGTGTTTTTGGGGGATTGGTTGTGGGCGACGACGCGGGGGACTTTAGCGGGATTCACAACGGGTTTGGTGGTGGTTTTGTTGGGGTTATATCCGCCGCTGGCTTTGGTTTTATCTTTACCATTGTTAATTTTGGGTGCCCTGTTGTTTGGGGGCATTGGCCTATTAACCGCCGGTCTGGTGCGAACCGTAGATCAAATTAATGTGCCAATTTTCCTGGTAGTTGTACCCATGTTTGCCCTGTGTGGCACCTATTTCCCCCGGGATAATTTACCCCCCATTTTGGGCGGCATTGCCCGGTTTTTACCCCTATCGGCTCTGATTGACCTGCTACGTTGGCCTTTGGCTTGGCCAGCTTTTGCACCCGTTTTGTTGGCCTGGTTAATCCTGTGGGCGGGGGTGATGGGCGGCTTGGCCTGGCGGGTCATTCACCCGCAGGTGTATCGTTGA
- the gshA gene encoding glutamate--cysteine ligase — MLCKGFEIELYTGTSQGEIVGLADRIVNTLPGFVWEPDRRNVEYTTPPRQRYERLLCDLVQPRQQLRQYLGTLGDYTLLPGSTLALGDSTVFLRSDPGNPYHSYIQDTYGTRVVTASVHINIGIDDPETLIRACRLVRVEAPLYLALSAASPWLDGRMTGWHSTRWHQFPLTPPHVPLFLNHRHFCQWTETQLQAGTMQNVRHLWSSVRPNGNRRPYDLNRLELRICDLISDPLHLLAITALLEARLYQLLRDPTLDPLYNHPYPRVRAEELRVQSEINAQKAAQHSLDSILTHWQNGQSIRASDWIGELLEQVTPIAKQYGFSCFLSPLRTILSQGNEAQRWLAEIQHGHSLESVLQNAIQAMQAREAELVGEICPPQAA, encoded by the coding sequence ATGCTGTGTAAAGGCTTTGAAATCGAACTCTACACCGGCACATCCCAGGGGGAGATTGTGGGGCTGGCGGATCGCATTGTCAATACCCTACCCGGATTTGTCTGGGAACCCGACCGGCGCAACGTGGAGTACACCACCCCGCCCCGCCAACGCTACGAACGGTTGCTCTGTGATTTGGTGCAACCCCGGCAACAGCTACGCCAATACCTCGGCACCCTGGGGGATTATACCCTCCTGCCCGGCAGTACCCTGGCGTTGGGAGATAGTACGGTGTTTTTACGTTCTGACCCCGGCAATCCCTACCACAGTTATATTCAAGACACCTATGGCACCCGGGTGGTCACCGCCAGCGTGCATATCAATATCGGCATTGACGACCCGGAAACCCTGATCCGTGCCTGTCGCTTGGTGCGGGTGGAGGCTCCCCTGTATTTGGCGCTGAGTGCCGCTTCCCCCTGGTTGGATGGGCGCATGACCGGCTGGCACAGCACCCGCTGGCACCAATTTCCCCTCACGCCCCCCCATGTCCCCCTATTTTTGAACCACCGTCACTTTTGCCAATGGACGGAAACCCAACTCCAGGCGGGCACCATGCAAAACGTGCGGCATTTGTGGAGCAGTGTGCGTCCCAACGGCAACCGCCGCCCCTACGATTTGAATCGCTTAGAATTGCGGATTTGTGATTTGATCAGCGACCCCCTGCACCTGCTGGCAATTACCGCCCTGTTGGAAGCCCGGTTGTACCAACTCCTGCGCGACCCCACCCTTGACCCCCTCTACAACCACCCCTACCCCCGGGTGCGGGCGGAGGAACTACGGGTGCAGAGCGAGATCAATGCCCAAAAAGCCGCCCAGCACAGTTTGGATAGCATTCTCACCCATTGGCAAAATGGGCAGAGCATCCGCGCGAGCGACTGGATTGGGGAATTGCTGGAGCAGGTGACCCCCATTGCCAAGCAGTACGGTTTTAGCTGTTTTCTCTCCCCTTTACGCACCATCCTGTCCCAGGGCAACGAAGCCCAACGCTGGCTGGCGGAAATTCAGCACGGCCATAGCCTGGAATCTGTACTGCAAAATGCCATCCAAGCCATGCAAGCACGGGAAGCCGAACTGGTGGGCGAAATTTGTCCTCCCCAGGCGGCGTAA
- the recA gene encoding recombinase RecA, whose amino-acid sequence MPAAAPEDSQKDKQKALNLAMQQIEKTFGKGAIMRLGDGSRIKVETIPSGALTLDLALGGGLPKGRVVEIYGPESSGKTTVALHAVAEVQKRGGIAAFVDAEHALDPAYAEVLGVDVENLLVSQPDHGEAALEIVDSLVRSAAVDVIVVDSVAALVPKAEIEGDMGDSHMGLQARLMSQALRKITGNISKTGCILIFLNQLRQKIGISYGNPETTTGGNALKFYASVRMDIRRIQTLKKGTEEFGIRVKVKIAKNKVAPPFRLAEFDIIFGKGISQAGCILDIAEQVGIVKRKGAWYSYQGENIGQGRENTLQYLEENPTIRDTIDQQVRQKLETGAVIAPTTPTTSDDMDEEMEPTDE is encoded by the coding sequence ATGCCTGCCGCTGCCCCAGAAGATAGCCAAAAAGACAAGCAAAAAGCCCTGAATCTCGCCATGCAACAGATCGAAAAGACCTTTGGCAAGGGGGCGATCATGCGGTTGGGGGATGGCTCCCGCATCAAGGTCGAAACCATTCCCAGCGGGGCATTGACCCTGGATTTAGCCCTGGGGGGCGGGTTACCCAAAGGACGGGTGGTGGAAATCTACGGCCCGGAAAGCTCCGGGAAAACCACCGTTGCCCTGCATGCGGTGGCCGAGGTGCAAAAACGGGGGGGTATCGCCGCTTTTGTGGATGCGGAACACGCCCTTGACCCCGCCTACGCCGAAGTTTTGGGGGTGGATGTGGAAAACCTGCTGGTCTCCCAACCGGATCACGGGGAAGCCGCCCTGGAGATTGTGGACTCCCTGGTGCGCTCGGCGGCGGTGGATGTGATCGTGGTGGATTCGGTGGCCGCCCTGGTGCCCAAGGCCGAAATCGAGGGGGATATGGGGGATTCCCACATGGGTTTACAGGCCCGATTGATGAGCCAAGCCCTGCGGAAAATCACCGGCAATATCAGCAAAACCGGCTGTATTTTGATTTTTCTCAACCAACTGCGGCAAAAAATCGGCATCTCCTACGGCAACCCGGAAACCACCACCGGCGGCAACGCCCTGAAATTTTACGCCTCGGTGCGGATGGACATTCGCCGCATCCAGACCTTGAAAAAGGGCACGGAGGAATTTGGCATCCGGGTCAAGGTGAAAATCGCCAAAAATAAAGTTGCCCCCCCGTTTCGGTTGGCGGAATTTGACATTATCTTTGGCAAGGGCATTTCCCAAGCCGGTTGTATCCTGGACATCGCCGAGCAGGTGGGCATCGTCAAGCGCAAGGGGGCGTGGTACAGCTACCAGGGGGAAAACATCGGCCAGGGGCGGGAAAACACCCTGCAATACCTGGAGGAAAACCCCACTATCCGGGACACCATTGACCAGCAGGTGCGGCAAAAACTGGAGACTGGGGCGGTAATTGCCCCGACCACCCCCACCACCAGCGACGATATGGACGAGGAGATGGAACCCACGGATGAGTGA